In Agarivorans gilvus, one genomic interval encodes:
- a CDS encoding IS5 family transposase produces the protein MGKAKGNITNWKQYNSALKQRGSLTFWMDEKAIELWNNTERSGRRGRSQTYSDTAIATALMIKGVFKLPLRALEGFINSLFRLLKVDLKSPDYSCISKRAKTVEVNYRLPSQGQAAHLVIDATGLKVFGEGEWKVRKHGAEKRRVWRKLHMAVDAQSHQIVSAEVSMDWVHDSEVLPTLLRPLRRKVKAVSADGAYDTRQSYQEVQRKKAVALIPPRKNAGMWEAGHPRNVAVKALKQGELENWKRDNAYHLRSLSETAMYRFKQLLSDKLSLRCYNAQVGEIMAGVCALNKMSRLGMPVRQLAE, from the coding sequence ATGGGTAAAGCGAAAGGCAACATCACCAACTGGAAGCAGTACAACAGTGCACTGAAGCAACGCGGCTCATTGACCTTCTGGATGGATGAGAAAGCCATAGAACTATGGAATAACACTGAGCGCAGTGGTCGTCGAGGGCGCAGCCAAACTTACAGTGACACCGCTATCGCAACTGCGCTGATGATTAAAGGCGTATTTAAGTTACCACTGCGTGCTCTTGAAGGCTTCATCAACTCATTGTTTCGCCTGCTCAAGGTCGACTTAAAATCTCCCGATTACAGTTGTATAAGCAAGCGAGCAAAGACTGTTGAAGTCAACTATCGCCTACCTAGCCAAGGTCAAGCGGCTCACCTCGTTATCGATGCTACAGGTCTTAAGGTGTTTGGCGAAGGAGAGTGGAAGGTGCGTAAACACGGCGCTGAAAAGCGTCGAGTCTGGCGAAAACTGCATATGGCAGTAGATGCCCAGAGCCATCAGATAGTGAGTGCTGAGGTCTCGATGGACTGGGTTCACGATAGTGAAGTGTTACCCACCTTGTTGAGACCGCTGCGGCGCAAAGTGAAAGCAGTAAGCGCTGATGGTGCCTATGACACACGGCAGAGCTATCAAGAAGTACAACGTAAGAAGGCTGTTGCACTAATCCCTCCACGCAAGAATGCAGGTATGTGGGAAGCGGGTCACCCACGGAACGTTGCAGTAAAAGCCTTGAAGCAAGGTGAGTTGGAAAACTGGAAACGGGACAATGCTTACCATCTTCGTTCACTATCGGAGACGGCGATGTATCGTTTCAAACAACTGCTTAGCGACAAGTTGAGTCTACGTTGTTACAACGCCCAAGTCGGCGAAATCATGGCCGGAGTGTGCGCGTTGAACAAAATGAGCAGGCTAGGTATGCCTGTTCGTCAGCTAGCTGAATAA
- a CDS encoding lipopolysaccharide biosynthesis protein, whose translation MSNTRPSTAIKHQVMRSLKWVALGKIVTQVLRWAITFWVIRILSPVDYGVVAMSAVLSGFFIIILSSLFTASIIQRKDLNQVVLKQMFGAIILSHSAFFLIQYGLAEPVAAYYQSNTVSEVLKINAWCFLFLAFEVIPAALLAKNMEFKQVSLIAATSNIIAAIVTLVMAYSDFGLWSLVYGELLNNVLRCILTFLTKPTLFFPSFRTDQIRGMLRFGILLSVLSMLFYVFTNMDVAIGGRLMTPAEIGLYAIGLQVALTPQKKIMPLLRQVAFPAYAQIQDQGTLIAKYVLKVQRLCIGFTLPIFWGLASVIDVVIPLLLGDKWQGAIIPTAIMLIIMPLRFSEELFGPALKSLRRVKHMLINLCIMIAVMFVSINIGARFGATGLAFAWLCAYPLGYMLVAWRNSRILSTPFNLLIKCFIPPVLAGAGMLCMVYLVKSISFHNLALNLIVQIAVGGLSYLALINMLDKNSVKEALALVRNKGN comes from the coding sequence ATGAGTAACACAAGACCAAGCACTGCTATAAAACATCAAGTAATGCGCTCTCTAAAATGGGTGGCGCTGGGAAAAATAGTTACTCAAGTACTACGTTGGGCAATAACCTTTTGGGTGATTCGCATCCTAAGCCCGGTCGATTATGGCGTAGTTGCTATGTCGGCTGTTTTATCTGGTTTTTTCATCATTATTCTTAGCTCGTTATTTACCGCTTCTATTATTCAACGAAAAGACTTAAACCAAGTAGTTCTTAAACAAATGTTTGGAGCAATCATTCTCAGTCATAGCGCTTTTTTCCTCATCCAGTATGGTTTAGCTGAGCCCGTTGCTGCTTACTATCAATCAAACACGGTCAGTGAGGTTCTAAAAATTAACGCTTGGTGTTTTTTATTTTTAGCCTTTGAGGTGATCCCCGCAGCCTTGTTGGCGAAAAATATGGAATTTAAACAAGTATCATTGATTGCTGCCACTTCTAACATTATCGCCGCCATAGTTACACTAGTAATGGCCTACTCAGATTTTGGATTATGGTCCCTAGTTTATGGTGAATTACTTAACAACGTTCTACGCTGTATTTTAACATTCCTCACTAAACCCACTCTTTTCTTTCCCAGCTTCAGGACCGATCAAATTAGAGGTATGCTAAGGTTCGGTATACTGCTATCTGTACTATCAATGTTATTTTATGTGTTTACCAATATGGATGTGGCAATTGGCGGGAGATTAATGACGCCAGCAGAGATAGGCCTGTATGCCATTGGCTTACAGGTAGCCCTGACGCCACAGAAAAAAATAATGCCCCTACTTCGCCAAGTTGCCTTCCCGGCTTATGCGCAAATACAAGACCAAGGCACACTGATCGCTAAATATGTACTTAAAGTACAACGCCTGTGTATTGGCTTTACCTTACCGATTTTTTGGGGTTTAGCTTCTGTAATCGATGTCGTCATTCCCTTATTACTTGGCGATAAATGGCAAGGAGCAATTATACCCACTGCCATTATGCTGATTATAATGCCGCTACGCTTCAGTGAGGAACTATTCGGGCCAGCGTTAAAAAGCTTGAGGCGCGTCAAGCATATGCTAATAAATCTCTGTATTATGATTGCTGTTATGTTTGTCAGTATAAATATCGGTGCGCGTTTTGGAGCAACAGGGCTCGCGTTTGCTTGGTTATGCGCTTATCCACTTGGCTATATGCTCGTGGCTTGGCGTAATAGCCGAATACTCAGCACGCCTTTTAATCTGTTGATTAAATGCTTCATCCCACCAGTGCTGGCTGGAGCCGGAATGCTATGCATGGTTTATTTAGTAAAATCAATAAGCTTCCACAATCTAGCGCTTAATTTAATAGTACAGATTGCTGTTGGCGGCCTAAGTTACTTAGCCTTAATTAATATGCTAGATAAGAATTCAGTCAAAGAAGCTTTAGCCTTAGTAAGAAATAAAGGAAATTAA
- a CDS encoding polymorphic toxin type 46 domain-containing protein, whose protein sequence is MAKYKSEQQKIAWLSNGIASGEVKVFKGESFATPPPGNMEGGLPVATVPDDITSPKSKAGTPKDALGRGGFVNQSRRVTLDTVSDRKELSDTTLLLPDDFAKLALSYGDSPKQIAAREKVAREYLENNGFTKEQIHDALGAPDGSKDGGIDFTQPVEVISFPPPESMTQHVKSHGYPGNWFDPNSNQVPDSLGISGEGRTVKKFKVVESTGLKSVAKPVIDNWTTPGVDVHCRGGGTQLLVNDDTKSRIININPKGI, encoded by the coding sequence ATGGCTAAGTACAAAAGCGAGCAACAAAAAATTGCTTGGCTCAGTAATGGTATAGCCAGTGGTGAAGTCAAAGTATTTAAAGGCGAAAGTTTCGCAACGCCACCTCCTGGCAATATGGAAGGAGGCTTACCTGTTGCCACCGTTCCAGATGACATAACGTCACCAAAATCTAAAGCTGGCACCCCTAAGGATGCTTTAGGTCGTGGAGGTTTTGTCAATCAAAGTAGGCGAGTTACTTTAGATACAGTTAGCGATAGAAAAGAATTGAGTGATACCACTCTTTTGTTGCCAGATGATTTCGCGAAACTAGCCCTTAGCTATGGCGATTCTCCAAAGCAAATAGCTGCTAGAGAAAAAGTCGCAAGAGAATATTTGGAAAACAATGGCTTTACTAAAGAGCAGATTCACGACGCTCTAGGTGCTCCTGATGGAAGCAAAGACGGAGGAATTGATTTTACTCAGCCAGTTGAAGTTATAAGCTTTCCTCCTCCAGAAAGTATGACTCAGCATGTTAAGTCTCATGGTTATCCGGGAAATTGGTTTGACCCAAACTCTAACCAGGTACCAGACTCTTTAGGTATTAGTGGTGAAGGCAGAACAGTGAAGAAATTTAAAGTAGTTGAAAGCACTGGCTTAAAATCTGTAGCAAAACCTGTAATTGATAATTGGACGACTCCTGGCGTTGATGTTCATTGCCGCGGGGGAGGGACTCAGTTGTTAGTAAATGATGATACGAAATCTCGAATTATTAATATAAACCCTAAAGGTATTTAA
- a CDS encoding nucleotide sugar dehydrogenase, translating to MHNDRIIGSPSKSAGRLAQRLYSSFVKGEFFSTNCTTAECVKLVENTSRDINIAFANELAAISDEIGIDVFETIQLANRHPRVNILTPGAGVGGHCIPIDPWFLVENTKAGDFVRHARKINDQRPIDIARKVLTELAKTKGKKVALLGVAYKPNVDDCRETPAEAILTELKQANVDVAYHDPYVSNWKCPKLNSLKQAEQWADLMLLVTEHDLYRTEQPKGLLLNNCGKIINS from the coding sequence GTGCATAATGACCGAATTATAGGTTCGCCATCAAAATCCGCAGGAAGATTGGCTCAGAGATTATACTCTAGCTTCGTTAAAGGTGAGTTTTTCTCTACTAACTGCACCACTGCCGAATGCGTGAAATTAGTCGAAAACACCTCTCGAGACATCAATATTGCCTTTGCTAACGAGCTGGCAGCCATTTCAGATGAAATTGGCATTGATGTGTTTGAAACCATACAACTAGCAAACCGTCACCCTCGGGTAAATATACTGACTCCAGGAGCTGGAGTTGGTGGTCACTGTATTCCTATAGACCCGTGGTTTTTAGTTGAAAACACTAAAGCGGGAGACTTCGTTCGCCATGCCAGAAAAATCAATGATCAACGACCTATAGATATAGCGAGAAAAGTGTTAACCGAACTCGCTAAAACTAAAGGTAAAAAAGTTGCCCTACTTGGTGTAGCTTACAAACCTAATGTAGATGACTGCCGCGAAACACCTGCTGAAGCCATATTAACGGAACTTAAGCAAGCTAATGTAGATGTGGCCTACCATGACCCTTATGTCAGCAATTGGAAATGCCCTAAACTAAATAGCTTGAAGCAAGCTGAACAATGGGCCGACCTAATGCTACTGGTCACCGAGCATGATCTCTATCGTACAGAGCAACCCAAAGGGTTATTACTCAATAATTGCGGAAAAATTATTAATAGTTAA
- a CDS encoding IS5 family transposase has protein sequence MGKAKGNITNWKLYNSALKQRGSLTFWMDEKAIELWNNTERSGRRGRSQTYSDTAIATALMIKGVFKLPLRALEGFINSLFRLLKVDLKSPDYSCISKRAKTVEVNYRLPSQGQAAHLVIDATGLKVFGEGEWKVRKHGAEKRRVWRKLHMAVDAQSHQIVSAEVSMDWVHDSEVLPTLLRPLRRKVKAVSADGAYDTRQSYQEVQRKKAVALIPPRKNAGMWEADHPRNVVVKALKQGELENWKRDNAYHLRSLSETAMYRFKQLLSDKLSLRCYNAQVGEIMAGVCALNKMSRLGMPARQLAE, from the coding sequence ATGGGTAAAGCGAAAGGCAACATCACCAACTGGAAGCTGTACAACAGTGCACTGAAGCAACGCGGCTCATTGACCTTCTGGATGGATGAGAAAGCCATAGAACTATGGAATAACACTGAGCGTAGTGGTCGTCGAGGGCGCAGCCAAACTTACAGTGACACCGCTATCGCAACTGCGCTGATGATTAAAGGCGTATTCAAGTTACCACTGCGCGCTCTTGAAGGCTTCATCAACTCATTGTTTCGCCTGCTCAAGGTCGACTTAAAATCTCCCGATTACAGTTGTATAAGCAAGCGAGCAAAGACTGTTGAAGTCAACTATCGCCTACCTAGCCAAGGTCAAGCGGCTCACCTCGTTATCGATGCTACAGGTCTTAAGGTGTTTGGCGAAGGAGAGTGGAAGGTGCGTAAACACGGCGCTGAAAAGCGTCGAGTCTGGCGAAAACTGCATATGGCAGTAGATGCCCAGAGCCATCAGATAGTGAGTGCTGAGGTCTCGATGGACTGGGTTCACGATAGTGAAGTGTTACCCACCTTGTTGAGACCGCTGCGGCGCAAAGTGAAAGCAGTAAGCGCTGATGGTGCCTATGACACACGGCAGAGCTATCAAGAAGTACAACGTAAGAAGGCTGTTGCACTAATCCCTCCACGCAAGAATGCAGGTATGTGGGAAGCGGATCACCCACGGAACGTTGTAGTAAAAGCCTTGAAGCAAGGTGAGTTGGAAAACTGGAAACGGGACAATGCTTACCATCTTCGTTCACTATCGGAGACGGCGATGTATCGTTTCAAACAACTGCTTAGCGACAAGTTGAGTCTACGTTGTTACAACGCCCAAGTCGGCGAAATCATGGCCGGAGTGTGCGCGTTGAACAAAATGAGCAGGCTAGGTATGCCTGCTCGTCAGCTAGCTGAATAA
- a CDS encoding immunity protein Tsi6 family protein, with amino-acid sequence MNYKKLSEAANKALDEFSKRNVSTIDTVIYDSIIEQMRFINSEASLGHDPRKSLPDGKTFTYGIISSRAFASPDELQLKRLLEDVTSNLYPEDFC; translated from the coding sequence GTGAATTATAAGAAACTTTCAGAGGCAGCAAACAAAGCGTTAGATGAATTCTCTAAGAGAAATGTATCTACAATTGATACAGTTATTTATGACTCAATAATTGAACAAATGCGCTTTATAAATAGTGAGGCAAGTTTAGGGCATGATCCCAGAAAAAGCCTTCCAGACGGAAAAACATTTACCTACGGCATTATTTCATCTCGCGCTTTTGCTTCTCCAGATGAACTACAGCTAAAACGACTGTTAGAGGATGTTACTTCAAATCTTTATCCTGAAGATTTTTGTTAA
- a CDS encoding IS5 family transposase, producing the protein MGKAKGNITNWKLYNSALKQRGSLTFWMDEKAIELWNNTERSGRRGRSHTYSDTAIATALMIKGVFKLPLRALEGFINSLFRLLKVDLKSPDYSCISKRAKTVEVNYRLPSQGQAAHLVIDATGLKVFGEGEWKVRKHGAEKRRVWRKLHMAVDAQSHQIVSAEVSMDWVHDSEVLPTLLRPLRRKVKAVSADGAYDTRQSYQEVQRKKAVALIPPRKNAGMWEAGHPRNVAVKALKQGELENWKRDNAYHLRSLSETAMYRFKQLLSDKLSLRCYNAQVGEIMAGVCALNKMSRLGMPVRQLAE; encoded by the coding sequence ATGGGTAAAGCGAAAGGCAACATCACCAACTGGAAGCTGTACAACAGTGCACTGAAGCAACGCGGCTCATTGACCTTCTGGATGGATGAGAAAGCCATAGAACTATGGAATAACACTGAGCGCAGTGGTCGTCGAGGGCGCAGCCATACTTACAGTGACACCGCTATCGCAACTGCGCTGATGATTAAAGGCGTATTCAAGTTACCACTGCGTGCTCTTGAAGGCTTCATCAACTCATTGTTTCGCCTGCTCAAGGTCGACTTAAAATCTCCCGATTACAGTTGTATAAGCAAGCGAGCAAAGACTGTTGAAGTCAACTATCGCCTACCTAGCCAAGGTCAAGCGGCTCACCTCGTTATCGATGCTACAGGTCTTAAGGTGTTTGGCGAAGGAGAGTGGAAGGTGCGTAAACACGGCGCTGAAAAGCGTCGAGTCTGGCGAAAACTGCATATGGCAGTAGATGCCCAGAGCCATCAGATAGTGAGTGCTGAGGTCTCGATGGACTGGGTTCACGATAGTGAAGTGTTACCCACCTTGTTGAGACCGCTGCGGCGCAAAGTGAAAGCAGTAAGCGCTGATGGTGCCTATGACACACGGCAGAGCTATCAAGAAGTACAACGTAAGAAGGCTGTTGCACTAATCCCTCCACGCAAGAATGCAGGTATGTGGGAAGCGGGTCACCCACGGAACGTTGCAGTAAAAGCCTTGAAGCAAGGTGAGTTGGAAAACTGGAAACGGGACAATGCTTACCATCTTCGTTCACTATCGGAGACGGCGATGTATCGTTTCAAACAACTGCTTAGCGACAAGTTGAGTCTACGTTGTTACAACGCCCAAGTCGGCGAAATCATGGCCGGAGTGTGCGCGTTGAACAAAATGAGCAGGCTAGGTATGCCTGTTCGTCAGCTAGCTGAATAA
- a CDS encoding TIGR04063 family PEP-CTERM/XrtA system glycosyltransferase, which yields MKVLHVLEYSRPNISGYSSRSDAIIKHQRRAGIDTCQMTSQRYQDFEQELEHADGLDYYRTQSSKSLLSKIPLVSYIDYILHLSRRIEFVVEREQPELIQAHSPMFNGFAASIVARKFNIPVAYEVRALWEDAAVDTGKAKEGGVRYRIIRAVEQMVFKRVNSVSCICEGLRSEVVSRGIDAGKVFVTPNAVDIENFTQSFVKDGQLEQELGLGDKKVLAFIGSFFKYEGLQLAIEACALLKQQRSDIHLLLVGSGNDEPTLKRLVKELNIDEMVTFTGRVSFEHVQRYYSLADVMVFPRESIRLTELVTPLKPLESMAQGIPVIASDIGGHRELIEHNHNGLLFEHGNAEALATTVLDLIDNSNLTEKLISNGLSYVKKTRNWDNTGKVYLPVYQTLISELTHVK from the coding sequence ATGAAAGTGTTACATGTGTTGGAGTATTCTCGACCCAATATTAGTGGTTATTCGTCCCGCTCTGACGCCATAATTAAGCACCAGCGAAGAGCTGGCATTGATACTTGTCAGATGACCAGCCAACGTTATCAAGACTTCGAACAGGAGCTTGAACATGCCGACGGCCTCGATTACTACCGAACCCAATCTTCTAAAAGCTTGCTTAGCAAAATTCCGTTAGTTAGTTACATTGACTATATCTTGCATTTATCTAGACGGATTGAATTTGTTGTTGAGCGAGAGCAACCTGAACTCATTCAGGCTCATTCACCAATGTTTAATGGTTTTGCTGCCAGTATTGTGGCACGCAAGTTCAATATTCCAGTAGCCTATGAAGTGAGAGCGTTGTGGGAAGATGCTGCTGTAGATACCGGGAAAGCAAAAGAAGGAGGTGTAAGGTATCGAATTATTCGTGCAGTAGAGCAGATGGTATTTAAACGAGTTAATTCGGTAAGTTGTATCTGCGAAGGGTTGCGTAGCGAGGTCGTGTCTAGGGGAATTGACGCTGGTAAAGTATTTGTTACTCCTAATGCAGTTGACATTGAAAATTTTACACAGTCTTTTGTAAAAGATGGCCAGTTAGAACAAGAACTAGGTTTGGGTGATAAAAAAGTGTTGGCTTTTATTGGTTCTTTTTTTAAGTATGAAGGACTGCAGTTAGCAATAGAGGCGTGTGCGCTATTAAAGCAACAGCGTTCTGATATCCATCTGTTATTAGTGGGGAGCGGAAACGATGAACCAACCTTAAAACGCTTGGTCAAAGAACTTAATATTGATGAAATGGTGACCTTCACCGGCCGAGTGAGTTTTGAGCATGTTCAACGTTATTACAGTCTAGCTGACGTTATGGTATTTCCTCGCGAGAGCATTCGTTTAACAGAATTAGTCACGCCATTAAAACCCTTAGAGTCTATGGCACAAGGAATACCTGTTATAGCTTCGGATATTGGCGGTCATCGAGAGTTAATAGAGCATAATCACAATGGCCTACTGTTTGAACATGGCAATGCGGAAGCGTTGGCTACCACAGTACTAGATTTAATTGATAATTCGAACTTGACTGAAAAGCTGATTTCCAATGGTTTGTCATACGTTAAAAAAACTCGTAATTGGGATAACACTGGAAAAGTATATCTGCCTGTATATCAAACATTGATTTCTGAGCTGACACATGTCAAATAA